A genomic segment from Hippoglossus stenolepis isolate QCI-W04-F060 chromosome 3, HSTE1.2, whole genome shotgun sequence encodes:
- the LOC118105150 gene encoding calglandulin, with the protein MATKLTQEQIAEYKGVFEMFDEEGNGDVKTQELERLMSLMGINPTKRELCQMAKDVDKDGKGIFNSDSFLGLMALYHQRTKNQDAELRAAFKVFDKEAKGYIDWNTLKYVLTNAGEPLNELEAEQMMKEADKDGDGAIDYEEFVAMMTGDLFKMS; encoded by the exons ATG GCCACCAAGTTGACACAAGAGCAGATTGCAGAGTATAAAGGAGTTTTCGAGATGTTCGATGAGGAGGGGAACGGAGACGTGAAGAcgcaggagctggagagactGATGAGTTTAATGGGGATCAATCCTACGAAGAGGGAGCTGTGTCAGATGGCCAAAGACGTGGACAAGGATG gTAAAGGGATTTTCAACTCTGACAGTTTCCTGGGTCTGATGGCACTTTACCACCAAAGAACCAAGAACCAGGACGCTGAACTCAGAGCTGCTTTTAAAGTGTTTGATAAAGAGGCTAAGGGATATATTGACTGGAACACGCTCaa ATATGTACTGACGAACGCAGGGGAACCACTTAATGAGCTCGAAGCAGAGCAGATGATGAAGGAAGCTGATAAAGATGGAGATGGAGCCATTGATTATGAAG AATTTGTGGCCATGATGACCGGGGACCTGTTTAAAATGAGCTGA